TGGGCGCCGGCTTCCTGCCGCGGGAAAACATCTGGCGCAGCGTCTGCCTGAAGGGGGGGTAGAGGTAGTAGCACAGCAGGGGGTCCACCCAGAGGTGCAGCACGCTCAGCAGCAGCGTGGACTCCTTCCCCAGAAACAGCTGCCTCCTGGTCTGGCAGTCTGTGATGACCCTGGTCTGGGCCAGCGTGTACGGCGTGCGGACCACGTGGTAGGGCACGAAGCTGAGGACGTAGGCCAGCGCCACCGCCGTGACGCCCCTCGCCCCCCGCCGGGCCTGCGCCCAGAACTCGGGGTCCCCGCGGCT
The nucleotide sequence above comes from Etheostoma cragini isolate CJK2018 unplaced genomic scaffold, CSU_Ecrag_1.0 ScbMSFa_225, whole genome shotgun sequence. Encoded proteins:
- the gpr171 gene encoding probable G-protein coupled receptor 171; the protein is SLSLQEQRYLSCSSLKKDISLHWHALTVFLCTALFLNASAAVLISSGLALRRLLGSRGDPEFWAQARRGARGVTAVALAYVLSFVPYHVVRTPYTLAQTRVITDCQTRRQLFLGKESTLLLSVLHLWVDPLLCYYLYPPFRQTLRQMFSRGRKPAPSDAADQPAEEMTSLAASVQQEDAVQPQMDEGQKD